DNA sequence from the Arthrobacter crystallopoietes genome:
CCATGTAGCGACCTACCAGTCGCTTGATTCCGGCGATGGCCGAGACGACGCCGATATTGCACCCCGTCTGATCCAAGGTTGAACTTTGTTCAATGTGCAGTTCGAGGTAGGCATGCCAGCTGCCCTGCGCCGGATGCTTGCCGCTGACGGCACGTGAGGGGTCCAGGCCGAAGGACTGCATCGCATCGCCCAGGCGCTTGCCTTCCGGGCTCACACGCTCCAGATCCGTCACCGTCAGACTGCCCGCAAGCGCCCTGCTGCCGAGGCAGGTAAGCCCGAACGGGTTAGCCTCTTCGCCGAAGAAGTCAATGACCATCAGCGGCCGGTTCAGGACACTTCCGGATTCCTTGATCCGCTGCGCAACCTCGAGTGCGCCCAGGACGCCAACGATTCCATCGAACCGGCCGCCGCGCTCGACAGTGTCCGTATGTGAGCCGATCACGATGGGCTTGGCGTCACTGTAGCGTCCGGGCAATATCCCGACGATGTTTCCAAAGTCATCGACACGCACACCCTCGAGTCCCGCGAGTATGAATTCCTCGGTCATCCAGGAACGTTCCGCCCGATAAGAAGGGCTAAAGACAGTCCTCGTCCAACCGTCAAATGCGGGATCGACAAAAGCTTCAATACCTGCAAACAGCCGATCGATCCGGCCCGTAGAAATGCCGTCAAGTGTTTCCATAGAGAGTGCCTTTGAGAGAGCGAATACCGGCATCAGGCCCCGGAGCGGAAGTGATCCCCATCACTTTTGATGCCTCTGGGCAACAACTTTAGCGAGGGCAAGAGGACATTGCAATCGATTGCAGAAATTTTTTTGAGATTGCTTAGCGGGCCCCGCGACCTGAAGGATATGCAGTCGTGCTGAGGATCCCGCCTGGAACGGGATGCCCGGCAAGGACATGGCTTGATGGCGGGGAGGCAGAAAGAGCGGCCAAGTCGCGACCGCGAACTAACGGTGTTCCAGCCCAGGCGGGAACAGACGGGGTCACACGGAGCAGGCCAACATCTTCACGGTCATGATGAGAGCAAACGCTTGGAGCAGGACGGCGGAAGCTGTTCGGAAAAGATCAGGCGTTCACCGGAGCGAATGCAAGTGTTGATTCCCTGGCGAGCAGCTGCGGCGTGAGTTTCAAGGAGCGTGGCGTGCGGCCTTCGATGGCCTCGACCAGGGTGTCGAGGCTTCTGGCTCCCACCTCATGCAGAGGGGAAGCAATGGTGGTCAGAGGCACCGGCAGATGCTTGGAAATTTCTATGTCGTTGTAGCCGACCAGGGCGACGTCGCGCCCTATCGTTATCCCTGCCTCCCGGAGCCTGAACATGATGCCGGCGGCAGTCAGGTCGTTGCTGGCAAAGATGGCTGTGGGAAGTTTAGGCCAGTCAAGCAGCGTTTCGGCGGCGCGCTGGCCGGAGGCAATATCGAATCCCGCAGGGACTATCCGTGAATCGTCAATCCTTGTGCCCAATTCCAGCATGCGGCGCCGAAAGCCTTCGACTCTGTCCCTGCCCGTGCTCACTGAACTATCAGGCGAAATGATCGCTATCTCCGTATGTCCCGCTGCCGCCAGATGTTCAGCAGCCAACCGTCCACCCAGCAGATCGTCGACGGCGACTGAAACCTCGTCGTCGTTCTTCCTCAGGCACATCACATACGGTATGTGCCGCTTCCGCAAAGTCGCCGGGAGGAGATCGCCCTCAAAGGTGTCTTGGATGATGATTCCTTCGACACGGCTGCGGATAAGGCTGTTGGCGCGGCTGGGAGAGCGATCATCAAGATTGGCCGACATGCTCAACATGGTCGAGTAGCCTCTGCGCAAGGCCTGCTTGTCGATGCCTTCATAGGTGGTGGCGTGAACCGGATCGGTCAGGCTCGGGACCGTGACGCCGATGAGCCGGCTGCGGCGGGTCCGTAACCGTGAAGCTGTGGCATCCGGCTGAAAATCGAGTTGGTCGGCCAGCTCCCTGATTATCAGGGTGGTCTTGTTGGTCGTATGTTGCCGCGGTTCCTGCAACGCCCGCGAAACCGTCGAGATGTGCACTCCGACCCGCTTGGCAAGGGTTGCCATAGTAACGGGTGAAGTATCCCGCGTATCTTCCATGGGACTCTCCCCGTCATCGGTGATTTCCCGTATCAGTTTACCGCTATCGCTTTGCGCGCGATTAGGGCTAGACGGCGCTTCAGAGTGCTCAATCATGACCAGTCCCTGTTGAATCAAATTTTGTGGGGTATCTCCCCCCCCCTGAGACATGAGGGGTCTAACGAGCATAGAACCGGATGATACTCATGGTGGTACTCGTGAGAACCGCCGCTATGCGTGTCGCTGTGCAGAGAAGAGCGACAGACAGCGGCAAGCCGCCAAGCGAAGACATCGAAAGAACGGCCCGATTCTTACTGCTTGTGCAGCACCATGTTCTTCGAAGAAGAATATGTGTCTCATCTACAACGTGTCCCCTGGAAGAAAATTCTTACGATTTTCGTTCCTCCGTTCCTCGGGACAAATCGTGGTCCTTTTCAGCGCGCCGATACTTCCCCTGCTGAAATCGTGTGGCAATCAAGGGTCGCGGTAAAGGACCGGCTTGTGCGACTGCGGGGACGCTTGGAGTGAGCCGGAGTTTCAATAAGGGGTTTCTTAGGCCGGTGGTAACCGGCGGAACGGAACGGACGCGCGGGGAGTCCTGGTAGGGGAAATTGCCGGCGTTGCCCTGAGGGAGGCATCCGTCTCAGTGGGCGCGGGGCGTGGAGCATTCCATAGGGTTCTAGCATCCTGGCGGACGGACGCTTTGCCTTCGGCGAGCAGCTAGCCCATATGGAGATGCTGTCCTCCGTTGCTTACCCCGTGACCGTCGAGCTTGCCGGATGGATGGAGATTACCCGGAACGCTCCAAGGCCTTCGTGACCGACGAGCCTTTGGCTTGTCAGCACGACGCAATGGACGGGTTCTTCGTCAAGACGCGTGCCTCACTAGCTCGATGTGCGGAATTCCTAAATTTTTTAAATTTCTAGTGCAAACTCTGCAGCACATGTGTAAGGTAGTCGCATAAGCAATGAAGTGATGAAGGTCACCTTGGGGGAGGCGCCGCGATAGTTCCCGCGGCTCGCAACTAATGGCCTTCCGCTATCGCGGTGCACACCTCGCAGTCTGGGCGGGTGTGCCTAAGTCTTCGACGGCAAGTAGTTCAAGGGCGTGCGACGCCGCTGCAACATGAAAAAGGAGAACCTCATGATTACTGCACCCTCTCGTTTGGAGACTCTGGTGCCTCCTGCGCAACTGCGCGATTCCATCGACGTCGACACCTTCAAGTCCGCGTTCCGCATGCATCCGGCCGGAGTCTCCGTTATTGCGGCAGACGCCGGCAACGGCCCAGCCGCGATGACGATCAGTTCGCTCACCTCGGTCAGCACCGAACCGCCACTGGTGACTTTCTCGCTATCAGCGCTCTCGTGGAGCACCCCGGTCTTCCTGGAAGCGGACACCGTAGTCGTTCACCTGCTTGGTTCCGAGCACCTGCGGCTAGCGCAGCTGGGTGCCACCGGTCGTGTCGACCGGTTTGCGGATAAGTCGGCCTGGACGCGTCTGCCAACGGGGGAGCCCGTCTTTAAAGAGACGTACGCGTGGCTGCGCGGGCACATCGTGAACCGCCTGGAAGCAGGAAACTCGGTAATCTGCGTTGCGCACATCGTGCAGGCCTCGGTTCCTGATGCGGCCGCGGCGGAGACGTCCGTCCCGCTTGTTTACCACGGGCGCACCTGGCATCAGCTGGGTACGCATTCCGCTATCTGATTTGTTTGCGTGCGCTCCGGGCCGCATAGCTGCAGCGCCGTGAGCCCTGCCAGACCCGGTACAGGGGGCCCGGTGATGCGCGGGCACCGGCCGTTGCCACCGGAGTTTAGACCATCTCTACCCGTTCCATCCTCACCACGACCCATGAAGGAAATCATGAGCATAGAAAACGTAGAAGCGTTCGCGTCCGTCAACGCCATGCGCAACGTCCAGGAAATCCTCAATCAAGGCACCGAACCACATCTGCTCTCCGGTGCCCAGTACCTGGAGTCACTTCGCGACGGCCGTCGGGTAATTGACAGCCAGGGCAAGGAAATTCCGGACGTCACCGAACATCCGACGACCGGGCCTTCAGCCCACACGTTCGCAAGCGTCATGGATATGCAGTTCGACGAAAAATACCGCAACACCCTGACTTACCTGGACGACGCAGGTGACCGCCGAGCCCGCGGGTGGCACATCCCGCGCAACAAGGAGGACCTTTTCCTCAAGCGGGAGCAGATTGGCGCGACCGGTGAGCGTACTCTCGGCATGTTCGGGCGTCCCCCGGAGTACGGCCCGGCGATGTCGCTCGGCTTCCTTGCGATCATCGACCGGATCGAGAAGGAAAACCCCGTCTTCGCAGAGAACATCCGCCGGTTTGTGGACCAATCCAGCAGGCTGAATCTGCTGAGCACCGACCTCATCGCCGACCCGCAATCCGACCGCCGCGTGCCGCGAAACGAACGTCCCGGCACCCTGCGCGTCGTCGGCGAGACCGACGAGGGCATTATGCTCCGGGGAAGCAAAATCGCAGGGAGTTCCGGCTCCATCTCGCACTTCTTCACACTGTCGACGACCCTCGGCGAAGGCCTGGGTCCGGACGCTGCCATCTGGGCAGCGATCCCGGTCAACCTGCCGGGAGTAACACTCGTGACCCGTGAGCCCGCCCTGCACAAAAAGCAAAACCCCGTTGACAATCCCATCGGGGTGCTCGGCGAGGAGGTCGACCAGATCATCCTCTTCGACGACGCGGTGCTTCCAAAGGACCTCGTGTTCAGCCTGGGCAATACGGAGCTGCTCACGGCATACTTCGACAGCTGCGTGTTCGTGTTCTGGCACATCCTCACCCGCCTCGCCTATCGTGCCGAACTCTTCGCCGGCACCGCCCAGGTGATCGCCGAGACCCTGGGCACCGACAAGATCCCGGGCGTGCGCCGGACGATCGCGGACATCACAACCTACGCCCAGGTCCTCAAAGGCTTCTCGATCTCAGCGATCGCGGAAAGCGAGAACTGGAACGGGGTGGAGGTCCCCAATCCGGGCCTGGTTTCCGCCGGCCGCTACTACTCGATTTCCGAGTACGACAACGTCATCTCGAAGCTGAAAGACCTCTGCGGCCAGGGGCTCATCTCCCGGTGGCCGACCGAGATCTGGGAGCACCCGGAGTTCGGCCCGAAGCTGAAATCGTTCCTTCCCGGGCACGACATCGACGCGTTCGGAAAGAACCAGCTCTTCAACTTCGCCTGGGACCTCACCGCCAGTGCGAACGCCGGCCGCCTCGGTCTGTTCGAGAAGGTCAACGCGACTCCTCCGGCGTTTGTCGCCGAGATCGTGTACCAGCACGTCGGCCGCGATAAGAGCGCACAGTTCGTCCGCGACTTTCTCGCCCGCAGCCGGTAGCAGGGGTGAGCGGGGCCGCGGCCGCTGACCGCGGCCCCGCTCACCCCCACCAATCCCCGAAACGACCAACCTAAGGAAAAACCATGAGCATTGAAACGACCAATCGAACGTTTCCGAAGCTGGGCACCGATCTGCTGGACCGCTCCCTTGACGTGATTGACCTGACCCGTCCGATTTACGAGGGCATGCCTCAGTGGTTCGGTCATCAGAAGACCTTCATCATGGTCAACCAGACGCACGACCAGTTTATGGAGAAGTGGAAGACGACGTGCGGGTTCGAAGCCCACAACCTGCTCATCAGCGAACACGTCGGCACGCATACGGACGCCATCTTCGAGTACGCGAAGGACGGTCCCAAACTCGACGAGTCGCCGTTGGCCTTCTATTACGGTCCGGCCGTGTGCATCGATGTCGAACCCTTCGTGGAATCGGACGTGGAGCTGCTCTCCCAGAAGAAGCTCGTCCAGGCCGTCGCCGCCAGCGGGCAGGAGATCCGCCGCGGGGACGTTCTGCTGCTGCACTTCGGCTACGGTGACCGCGTCTGGCCGGAACTCGCGTACGCGGAACGGAACCCGGGCCTGTCACATGAGGCGGCCCTGTGGATCGCCGAGCAGGGTGTCGTGAACATTGGCGTGGACCAGATGAGCATCGACAGCAGCGAGGACGCGGAGTTCTCCGCCCACGTCGTCTGCGCCGAGTACGGCATCGTCAATACCGAAAGCCTCACCAACCTCTCGCGAATCAAGAACGAGCGCGTGCTCTACCTCGGTCTGCCCCTTAACATCCGGGGCGGCACGGGCTCTCCGATCCGCGCTGTCGCCATCCGCCAGGCCGGCTAACCGTGTCCGCGGATCCAAGACAGGCAGCATCTGCGGCCGCCGCCGGTGGCATGGAGGTACACGGCGTCGAACTCAGAGGCCTGCCACTTAATATCTGCGGTGGGAGCGGCTTTCCCCTCCGCGCCGACGCAATCCTAAATAGAGGGTGATCGAATATGGCTGAACCGATCCGGCCCGAGCCGGGGACCGCTGGCAAGACTGTCAATTTCGAACTTCGGGGCATTGATTACGTGCCGGATGATATGAGGGACTCGACACCCTCTAATCTCTTCCGGGTATTTGTCGGTGCACAACTGACCTTCGGCATCATGATCCTGGGATGGCTGCCGGTTGTCTTTGGGCTCGATTTCTGGAGCGCTGTAACTGCGACAACACTCGGCACGATCGTTGGTGCAGTGATGTTCGGCTTGTTCTCTCTCCTGGGACCCAGAACCGGCACCAACAGCGCTGTCAGCACGGGTTTCTGCTACGGGGTAAAAGGCCGCCTACTGGGTTCCTTTAAGGCTCTCTTTATCGGCGTAGGCTACCTCGCCCTGACCGTGTGGGTCTGCGGAGATATGGTTGCCGCGGGGGTGGCCAGGATGACCGGGAGCGGGACATCGGATGCCTTGCGGGCGATATCGTATCTGGTGATCATGGCAGCGCTTATCATTATCGCGCTGGTTGGTCATGATTTGCTCGTCAAGCTTCAAAAATACGTCATCCCACTAGTGCTGTTGGGTCTTGCAGTGATGGTGGCGACGACGTTCTCCGCCTTCGGGAGCACGCTCGAGACTCAGGCAAGCACTTTGAGTCCTTCCGAATACTGGGTGGCCTGGGTTGCGACATTCGTAATTGCAATGCAGCTGCCGGTCTCTTACATGCCTTTCGCTAACGGGTTTACCCGGTATATCAGCCGAAAGAGATGGAATGACCGGTCCGTTTTCCTCGGCATGTCCCTCGGGGTTAGTCTAGGCGTCCTCATTGCCCTGATCGTCGGCATCTATATTTCCACTTTGTTCGCGGCTGACCAGATGTCCTTTGGTGACGGTGTGGTTAGTGTCGTTCCTTCGTGGTTCGTGCTTCCACTGGTTCTAATAGCGCTCATCGGCGCCTTTGACCAGGGCGGGTTTGCGCTCTACGGGTCAGGACTCGACGCTTCTTCGGTTATCCCGGCCTTGCGTCGGCTGCCGGCGACAGTTGTTCTAAGTGTCATATCTTTGCTCCTGGTATTTCTGGGATCTTTCGTATGGGACGCCGCCGTTATCGTTTCGGGCTTTGTGACCATCATTGCCGTCTTCGTGCTGCCATGGGCTGCCGTGGGCTTTACTAGTTTCCTGTTCCAGAAGGGCCGGCTATGGCCGCTGGACCTTCAGGTCTTTGAGAAGGGGATTCGCGGCGGAGCGTATTGGTATAACCGGGGATGGAACTGGCGGTCTACGGCAGCGTATGCGGCCGGCGTGCTTGTGGCGCTCCTGTTCGTCAAGAGCGACGTCTACAACGGCGTTTTGGCTGACGCTTTCGGCGGAGCCGACCTGAGCATGTTTGTCAGTACGATCGTCGCGGTCGCGCTGTATACAGTCTTCCGACTCATCTCCCCCGAGCAGCTGGAACTGCCGGCAAAAGGGGAAACCTCTACGGCATCACCTGCCTTGAAAAATCCGGCGTCCGCCTCCGTACCGGAGTGACCGGAGGGTGTTGCCCCGGCCGCGGCGGTCACACTACCGGGGCAACACCCGTAAACCTGCTGCAGTCCTGCTACGACTCCAGGAGGAAGCGTGTTTCTGGCAATCGCGAGATCAACACGAATGAAATTTGAAATGTTTTACTGCACATCATCTATTGACGGAAGGGGCGGTTATGCGGCTAGAGGAGAGTGTTTTGGCTGTTGACGATGAACTTCTGAAAATTTACAAGCAGCTACATGCGAACCCTGAATTATCAATGGCAGAATTTCAAACATCTGCGTTTATCCGACGCGAGTTGGAACAACTGGGTTTTGAGGTTCGCAGCTGTGGGGGAACCGGACTTGTCGGGACCTTGAAAAACGGTGCCGGCCCCTCCGTGGCATTTCGCGCGGACATGGACGGCCTGCCTGTGCGTGAGGAGACCGGGGCATCTCACGCCAGCGCAGTCAAAGCCCGTGATCGTTCAGGTTCCGAAGTACCCGTGATGCACGCCTGCGGACACGATATTCACATGACGGTAGCCCTCGGTCTGGCGCGGCAAATGAAAGCTGACGTAGGCAGGTGGTCCGGCACTCTAATCCTCATATTTCAACCTGGAGAAGAGACCGGTGAGGGAGCACGCGCAATGCTCGACGACGGTCTGTGGGACATCGCGCAATTACCTGACTGCGTCTTTGGGCTGCACGTCTGGCCTCTGGCTGCCGGCTCCGTCGAGCTCGTTGTGGGCGACACCATGGCCATGGGCGATTCACTCCGCGTCACGGTCAAAGGCATCGGCGGACACGGGTCACAGCCGCAAGACTCCGTCGACCCCGTCGTGATCGCCGCCAATATGGTTGTCGCGCTGCAGTCTGCCGTGTCCCGTAATCTTGATCCACTAAGTGCCGGGGTTGTGACCGTTGGCACCTTCCACGCGGGCACCAAGGAAAACATCATCCCCGCTGAGGCCGAATTTACCATCAACATCCGCTCTATTGACCTGGACGCCAGAAAGGTGTTGATGGGGGCGGTCGAGCGAATTATCGGTGGTGTTGCTTCAGCCTTCGGTGCTCCCGAACCGTCGATCAGTGTGATTAACAGCTTCCCGCATCTTTATAGTGACCCTGTCCTCATCTCGGACATCAAGTCGCGTTTCGATGTCGCGCTGGGCGAGACGAATGTGCGATACGGAAAGCCCCGCCTCGCAAGCGAAGACTTCGGACTGCTGGGGGAAGCTATCGGCGCGCCGAGTGCGTACTGGTTTATCGGCGGTCTTCCTGAAGGCGTTATGGGGAATGAGCAGATCCCGAGGAATCATTCCCCGTTCTTTTATCCGGATCCGGTCCCCACGCTCGAGGTGGGCATTCGCACTGCCTACGAAGCCTGCCTCTCGGTGTTGGATACAAATGCGTAGCGTCGCGTATTCCTCGCGACGCGCTAAATGAAAGGAAATACGATAATGAACAAAACCCGCATCATGCCCGCTGACCTCTGGGACTGGCCGGTCCCGACTCCCTTCACCCAGGGCTGGAAAGTAAGCGGCGACTACGAGACCATCTTTGTCGGCGGCCAGATTTCTGTTGACCACAATAACAACGTGATCGGCAAGGGCGATATCGAAGTGCAGACCAGAAACGTCTTCGAGAACATCCAAAAGGTTCTCAAAGAGGCCGGGGCCGAGATGACCGACATTGTGAAGTTCAACACCTTCTACACATTTGAAGGGTCCGGGGAGGACGTGCAGCATTTTTGGGAAAAGATGAATCGCGTGCGTTTGGAATTCCTTAAGGAGCCGGGCCCCGCCGGGACCGCGGTCCGATGCTCAGGATTTATGCTGGACGACATTCTCATTGAGGTGGAGGCAATAGCTGTCATTCCGCGGAGAGACTAAAAGACTTCGATCATTTAGGAGAGTCACCGCATGATCGCCAACCCTATTCAGTGGCCTAACGGTGCGAAGGTAGCCGTGGCGCTAAGCTTCGATATGGACTCGGACAGTACGCTGCTTCTGGACCATCCGGACCGTGCCCACCGCCTGGTGTCACCAAACTCCTGGCTTCGGTACGATGAAGTTGCGATTCCGCGCATCCTTGAAATGTTCAGGCGCCACGGTATCAAGCAGACCTTTTATGTGCCGTCATGGTGCATCGAGCGCTATCCCCACTTGGTCGAGTCAATACTGGATGGCGGACATGAGCTGGCGCATCACGGCTACCTGCACGAGAACCCGAATTCACTTTCTGCCGAGGATCAGGCTTATTGGCTGGAGAGGGGGATCGGCGTCTTCGAGAAGTTTACAGGTTCCCGACCCCGAGGATTCAGGTCACCGATGTATAACTTCTCCGAAGTTACCGCCAAGCTACTCGGAGAAAACGGCTTCCTCT
Encoded proteins:
- a CDS encoding M20 family metallo-hydrolase; its protein translation is METLDGISTGRIDRLFAGIEAFVDPAFDGWTRTVFSPSYRAERSWMTEEFILAGLEGVRVDDFGNIVGILPGRYSDAKPIVIGSHTDTVERGGRFDGIVGVLGALEVAQRIKESGSVLNRPLMVIDFFGEEANPFGLTCLGSRALAGSLTVTDLERVSPEGKRLGDAMQSFGLDPSRAVSGKHPAQGSWHAYLELHIEQSSTLDQTGCNIGVVSAIAGIKRLVGRYMGQYDHAGGARMKTRKDALLAAASSALALHEFACGSPEYAVATTTHIDSLQLAQNVVPGRSELRAELRSTDSAWFGAIEKDLALRLSMRAAEFGCELDVEWFLDNEITHTDATLQETIAAASTSLGLTWTAVPSGATHDSVHMTGIAPMGMIFIPSIDGRSHCPEEFTPKKRHTQRHCGTRKKRPSGR
- a CDS encoding substrate-binding domain-containing protein, with product MIEHSEAPSSPNRAQSDSGKLIREITDDGESPMEDTRDTSPVTMATLAKRVGVHISTVSRALQEPRQHTTNKTTLIIRELADQLDFQPDATASRLRTRRSRLIGVTVPSLTDPVHATTYEGIDKQALRRGYSTMLSMSANLDDRSPSRANSLIRSRVEGIIIQDTFEGDLLPATLRKRHIPYVMCLRKNDDEVSVAVDDLLGGRLAAEHLAAAGHTEIAIISPDSSVSTGRDRVEGFRRRMLELGTRIDDSRIVPAGFDIASGQRAAETLLDWPKLPTAIFASNDLTAAGIMFRLREAGITIGRDVALVGYNDIEISKHLPVPLTTIASPLHEVGARSLDTLVEAIEGRTPRSLKLTPQLLARESTLAFAPVNA
- a CDS encoding flavin reductase family protein; the encoded protein is MITAPSRLETLVPPAQLRDSIDVDTFKSAFRMHPAGVSVIAADAGNGPAAMTISSLTSVSTEPPLVTFSLSALSWSTPVFLEADTVVVHLLGSEHLRLAQLGATGRVDRFADKSAWTRLPTGEPVFKETYAWLRGHIVNRLEAGNSVICVAHIVQASVPDAAAAETSVPLVYHGRTWHQLGTHSAI
- a CDS encoding 4-hydroxyphenylacetate 3-hydroxylase N-terminal domain-containing protein, with the protein product MSIENVEAFASVNAMRNVQEILNQGTEPHLLSGAQYLESLRDGRRVIDSQGKEIPDVTEHPTTGPSAHTFASVMDMQFDEKYRNTLTYLDDAGDRRARGWHIPRNKEDLFLKREQIGATGERTLGMFGRPPEYGPAMSLGFLAIIDRIEKENPVFAENIRRFVDQSSRLNLLSTDLIADPQSDRRVPRNERPGTLRVVGETDEGIMLRGSKIAGSSGSISHFFTLSTTLGEGLGPDAAIWAAIPVNLPGVTLVTREPALHKKQNPVDNPIGVLGEEVDQIILFDDAVLPKDLVFSLGNTELLTAYFDSCVFVFWHILTRLAYRAELFAGTAQVIAETLGTDKIPGVRRTIADITTYAQVLKGFSISAIAESENWNGVEVPNPGLVSAGRYYSISEYDNVISKLKDLCGQGLISRWPTEIWEHPEFGPKLKSFLPGHDIDAFGKNQLFNFAWDLTASANAGRLGLFEKVNATPPAFVAEIVYQHVGRDKSAQFVRDFLARSR
- a CDS encoding cyclase family protein codes for the protein MSIETTNRTFPKLGTDLLDRSLDVIDLTRPIYEGMPQWFGHQKTFIMVNQTHDQFMEKWKTTCGFEAHNLLISEHVGTHTDAIFEYAKDGPKLDESPLAFYYGPAVCIDVEPFVESDVELLSQKKLVQAVAASGQEIRRGDVLLLHFGYGDRVWPELAYAERNPGLSHEAALWIAEQGVVNIGVDQMSIDSSEDAEFSAHVVCAEYGIVNTESLTNLSRIKNERVLYLGLPLNIRGGTGSPIRAVAIRQAG
- a CDS encoding purine-cytosine permease family protein codes for the protein MAEPIRPEPGTAGKTVNFELRGIDYVPDDMRDSTPSNLFRVFVGAQLTFGIMILGWLPVVFGLDFWSAVTATTLGTIVGAVMFGLFSLLGPRTGTNSAVSTGFCYGVKGRLLGSFKALFIGVGYLALTVWVCGDMVAAGVARMTGSGTSDALRAISYLVIMAALIIIALVGHDLLVKLQKYVIPLVLLGLAVMVATTFSAFGSTLETQASTLSPSEYWVAWVATFVIAMQLPVSYMPFANGFTRYISRKRWNDRSVFLGMSLGVSLGVLIALIVGIYISTLFAADQMSFGDGVVSVVPSWFVLPLVLIALIGAFDQGGFALYGSGLDASSVIPALRRLPATVVLSVISLLLVFLGSFVWDAAVIVSGFVTIIAVFVLPWAAVGFTSFLFQKGRLWPLDLQVFEKGIRGGAYWYNRGWNWRSTAAYAAGVLVALLFVKSDVYNGVLADAFGGADLSMFVSTIVAVALYTVFRLISPEQLELPAKGETSTASPALKNPASASVPE
- a CDS encoding amidohydrolase — translated: MAVDDELLKIYKQLHANPELSMAEFQTSAFIRRELEQLGFEVRSCGGTGLVGTLKNGAGPSVAFRADMDGLPVREETGASHASAVKARDRSGSEVPVMHACGHDIHMTVALGLARQMKADVGRWSGTLILIFQPGEETGEGARAMLDDGLWDIAQLPDCVFGLHVWPLAAGSVELVVGDTMAMGDSLRVTVKGIGGHGSQPQDSVDPVVIAANMVVALQSAVSRNLDPLSAGVVTVGTFHAGTKENIIPAEAEFTINIRSIDLDARKVLMGAVERIIGGVASAFGAPEPSISVINSFPHLYSDPVLISDIKSRFDVALGETNVRYGKPRLASEDFGLLGEAIGAPSAYWFIGGLPEGVMGNEQIPRNHSPFFYPDPVPTLEVGIRTAYEACLSVLDTNA
- a CDS encoding RidA family protein, translating into MNKTRIMPADLWDWPVPTPFTQGWKVSGDYETIFVGGQISVDHNNNVIGKGDIEVQTRNVFENIQKVLKEAGAEMTDIVKFNTFYTFEGSGEDVQHFWEKMNRVRLEFLKEPGPAGTAVRCSGFMLDDILIEVEAIAVIPRRD
- a CDS encoding polysaccharide deacetylase family protein translates to MIANPIQWPNGAKVAVALSFDMDSDSTLLLDHPDRAHRLVSPNSWLRYDEVAIPRILEMFRRHGIKQTFYVPSWCIERYPHLVESILDGGHELAHHGYLHENPNSLSAEDQAYWLERGIGVFEKFTGSRPRGFRSPMYNFSEVTAKLLGENGFLYDSSLMGDDVPYLIDGGAGKLVELPTHWALDDWPHYTHMPDFGYTMPISSPGRAMEVFLSEFDAAWEFGGMWVSVWHPFVSGRLARCREVDKMITYMQDKGDVWFATLEEIARHVVESVDQGSYVPREVRLPYYDGAAMGVGTRDFAPGTPDK